The nucleotide window AGACTTTTGTTTCTCTGTTTGGCAGCAACTGATCTTTGCGTTGGGATTTCAGAACCTTTGATTGTCGTTTACTGGATGTCTGCAGTGTTTGAAAATTGGGCGACCTGTCGCTATTCACTGGCTTTGAGTTTCTTTGCGGGTTACATGCTATGTTCGGCGTCTCTGCTGACACTGACCGCCTTGAGTCTTGATAGGCTTCTTGCACTGCTATTAGGACTGAGGTACAGACATGTTGTTACTTTGAAGAGAGCATACGTTCTAGTAGCTATAATTTGGTTGGTGGCAATTTTTGGAGCATCACTCTACTTTAGTGATTACAACTTTACCATATATTACAGTTTCGTAGGTGCGTCTATTTGTTTGTCAGTATCAGCCTTCTGTTACACAAAAATTTTTCTCTCTCTTCGTCGACGGCAGATTCAAATAAACGCTGGTATGAAGCAACATCGAGTAGGGCACCAAATCCCCGTGAGCATAATGCGATA belongs to Acropora muricata isolate sample 2 chromosome 9, ASM3666990v1, whole genome shotgun sequence and includes:
- the LOC136929164 gene encoding melanocyte-stimulating hormone receptor-like, with the protein product MAAVKTLDNLTAGQSPKTAYRDYFCSRDFTDGIHGQLIALSACNILLSISASLGNILILISLHRVSSLHPPSRLLFLCLAATDLCVGISEPLIVVYWMSAVFENWATCRYSLALSFFAGYMLCSASLLTLTALSLDRLLALLLGLRYRHVVTLKRAYVLVAIIWLVAIFGASLYFSDYNFTIYYSFVGASICLSVSAFCYTKIFLSLRRRQIQINAGMKQHRVGHQIPVSIMRYRKAMSGAFWLQLVLVTCYLPHGIATSFYTTSSSVFFTKQCMLTLVYLNSSLNPILYCWKMKEIRIRVKGIIGQFLCTSN